The following nucleotide sequence is from Rhineura floridana isolate rRhiFlo1 chromosome 9, rRhiFlo1.hap2, whole genome shotgun sequence.
TAAGTGAAAGGGAACCTGAGTTCAGGCAGCAATCGTCTGAACGCCCAAACTGCTGAAAGAAATAGATTAGGATTCACATCGCTCTCTTTTGAAAAAGTGCTTTCTTCCTTAAAGGCTCCCTTGCTCGGTCATTTGGGCAACGGGCTGTCTTGTAGCGGTGAGAGGCACATTCCCTGGTTCACAACTGATTCATTCTAGGATttgtttgttgtttagtttttgcCAGGCGTATACTGCGATTGACAATCAATTTAAGCCGGAGAAATCCTGTACAAACCAGGAGGTCTAAGAGTCTGCTGTAAAGTGGTTTGCAGAAGGAAAGCCATTCATAAGGCCCACTGCAAGCACATTTGCACAGTCAGAGCATTTCTCACTGGCACATCAATGCAGAGTACGTTTTAGGTAGAAGCGGATCTCGAAGATGTCAGAGAGGAAGTACTTCCAAATCGTATCATTAATTAGAAAAAACTTCTGATCGTCCcagccacccacccccaaaactcCTGCAGCAATCACCACTGCAAACATTTGAAACTTCATTCAGCCATCACATCACGGTTGCTGTTGTCGACACTCTATGGCCGCAATCCCTGTCGTATTGTAATATACAGCCATATTGGTAGACAATATATGTGTATTATCGTTATATTGTATTAGCATAATATATTCCATGCAAACCTTGGAGCCATAATACACCTTAACTGAGATGATCAGCTCTTTGGGTTGTTTTATCTGTCAGTCTGTCTATATCATCAACCCAAATATATGCATGCACACCCGCATACTTACAGCAAAGCTTTGCTAAATATTCGCATTAACCTCTGttgatgctgggggggggagagacaaatcCTCCCCtcgtttgttttaattatattatgCATAGGAGCAGCAGCCAATCTTAAAAGAGAAGCTGAAGCATTAGCCCCGctaagataaaaaaaaaaaaaaagttttacggCCTGGAGCGCGGGGCCCCGCCTACCGGTTTCGCCGATTGGCCTGGGAAGCCTCTGACGACATATATTAACCCGAGCTGCCCTAAACATGTAGCTGTACATGGAGACCAGGCTGGGAAATTTGACCAGTGCCCTACGCAGCTCCGAGACTGGAAAGCCCTTAGAGTGTTACTTTTTTCCCCGTCCCCAGCTTCTTCTTCATCGTCCTCTCGTCAGTTCCTCCGCCGGAGCGAGGCAGAGTTGCGGATTTCCCGGAGAGGCCGGCTGTCTGCGTCCTCTTCCCCCACCGCTAACTAAATAATGGAGGAAAAATAATGGGAGCCCTCGTTCTTTAACCGTAGGAGCCGCGGCTCGTCCAGGGAGTAGAAGGGACTGGAGACAGTGGGCAGGCCTTCGGAAACGATTCGGCCAAGCGGGGGCTGCTGCAGAAAATGCAGGTGTAAGTAAACATCCACCCTCGGCCTGGCTTCTTGAAAAAAATCCCTCTAAAGGCCAAGAAGAGCGCAAAGGCAAGGCAGCGCGTGCAGCTAACCTCGGGGCCAGGGGGCGGGGTTCCCTTTTTTGAGGGTGGGGGGCTGCTCCCTTTTCTTGCTTTGaccatccagcccccctcctcccGCATGAGTGCTGCCGAGGGAGGCCCTGATCCTGCCTCCAGGGGGCCCTGGGGACTCTGCCGCTCTCCTCCTATGGCGACCAGCCTGTGATAAGGAGGGGATCTTCTCGGGAGTTGAGATCCAGGGCACAGGATTGGGGTCGGGGGGCGCCCGGGCCCCGGCGATGAGTCTGGTGGGGGGCTTCCCCCACCACCCGGTGGTCCACCATGAGGGCTATCCCTTcgccgccgctgccgctgccgctgctgctgccgccgccagccGCTGCAGCCACGAGGAGAATCCGTACTTCCACGGCTGGCTGATCAGCAGCCATCCCTCCGAGATGTCTCCGCCCGACTACAGCATGGCGCTCTCCTACAGCCCCGAGTACGCTAACGGAGCGCCGGGCCTGGAGCATCCTCACCACTACGTAGGCGGCGTGCCCCCCCCGGGCAGCGGCGGCGGGCCGCCCGGCCTAGGGGGCGGCCCCCGTCCGGTCAAGCGCCGCGGCACGGCCAACCGCAAGGAGAGGCGCAGGACTCAGAGCATAAACAGCGCCTTCGCTGAGCTCCGCGAGTGCATCCCCAACGTGCCGGCCGACACCAAGCTCTCCAAGATCAAGACGCTGCGCTTGGCCACCAGCTACATCGCCTACCTCATGGACCTCCTGGCCAAGGACGAAGCCAACGGCGAGGCCGAGGCCTTCAAGGCTGAGATCAAGAAGACCGACGTCAAGGAGGACAAGAGGAAGAAGGAGCTGGTCAGTACAGCCCCGCCGGGTAGGGAGCGAAGGGGGGGCAGGGCGCACAACCCGGGAGTCAGGAAGGGCCCATACCCACACACTCATGGTGATACCGCTTCTCCTGCATGCGCCCAGCTGAAATTTGGGGCCACCGACTTAAACGCATTTCCGCGCAGAAGGAGCGGGCCTTATTTCCCAGGAGCAGCCGTATCCAACGGCCTGCTTCCTTAGAAGTCGAGCTCTGTTTCTGGAACGGAGAACCAGAGGTCCTCCACATGGTGTTAGCCTCCGGTTCTCATCAGACCCAGTCAGCACCGCCAAtgggcagggaggagaagggatagAGTCCATCAACACTTGgcaggccacaagttccccatgcctgccctATGGAATGCGTAGGGGACGTCCCTCTAAAGATCCGGTTGCTGCCTGAAAAGCAAGGCTCGGTGAAGTTCAGTAGGGCTCCCTTCTGTAACCAAACAAGTTTAGGAGGGGGGGGTAGCTTCCAAGCGAGTGTAAGGAAAGCAACATCTAAGCACCCTTAACTGGAGCCACCTTCCATTGAAACGGGCAGGGTGAACCGAGAAACGCATTTACGCGGTAGGAAATCCCGTTCACTTCAATAGGATTTGCCTCCGCGTCGTTGTGAGGGAAAGTAGCGTGGCGTGTTTGCTGTCCGTGGGATTTGGTTTCCAAGTAAATATTTTGAGGGCCGCAGATGACCGCTGCGCACAACCCTCATTAAACACGTTGAGTTGGTCCCCAAGTCCCATTCATTTTCACAGAAGAGCGCTGAGGGATCGCAGCTTCCGTCGATTGCTCTGGGGTGTGCAAAATGAACGGTGGGATGCTTTCCCTTTGGATTGTGTTCCCAGATGGGATCACAGTAGGCGGGGAACCGGTTCGCCGATATATGTACCCTCTCTCACACGAGCCCTTTATTGGACAGGGAGGCTTTAAATCCGAAAATGCAGTGAGGGTTCCAGGGAGTCGCTCGGCAGAACTAACAGTCCTCTTCCCGTCCCCGACTTGACACGTCttagaccagaggtggggaacctgtggcccgccagacgtttgttggactacagctcccatcagcctcagccagagtgGCCAACGATCTGGGgcgatgggacttgtagtccaccaacgactggagggccacaggctccctttCCTTAGTGCAGAGAGATCATGCGCTTGGCTATCCTGCTGTAATTCTTCCTGGTCCTTCCAACAATACGGAATTGGGTGGTGTTCGCCATTAAATTCTCTGGAGCTTGTTTCCGAAGCCCTGAGGTTCAGGGCCTCAGCCTTTATCAGTGTGGGGATCCCCGTTATCTTGGGAAGTAAACCCCGTTCGTGTCACCGCAACCAGCCTCTAGCTCCAAGGGAGTGCTTTTCATCGCTGCGGCCTTGATTACGA
It contains:
- the HAND2 gene encoding heart- and neural crest derivatives-expressed protein 2 isoform X2; protein product: MSLVGGFPHHPVVHHEGYPFAAAAAAAAAAAASRCSHEENPYFHGWLISSHPSEMSPPDYSMALSYSPEYANGAPGLEHPHHYVGGVPPPGSGGGPPGLGGGPRPVKRRGTANRKERRRTQSINSAFAELRECIPNVPADTKLSKIKTLRLATSYIAYLMDLLAKDEANGEAEAFKAEIKKTDVKEDKRKKELVSTAPPERDPEKHS
- the HAND2 gene encoding heart- and neural crest derivatives-expressed protein 2 isoform X1, with protein sequence MSLVGGFPHHPVVHHEGYPFAAAAAAAAAAAASRCSHEENPYFHGWLISSHPSEMSPPDYSMALSYSPEYANGAPGLEHPHHYVGGVPPPGSGGGPPGLGGGPRPVKRRGTANRKERRRTQSINSAFAELRECIPNVPADTKLSKIKTLRLATSYIAYLMDLLAKDEANGEAEAFKAEIKKTDVKEDKRKKELNEILKSTVSSNDKKTKGRTGWPQHVWALELKQ